Genomic DNA from Longimicrobiales bacterium:
GGTACATTCCTGACGCTGGACGGGGTCATGCAGGCCCCCGGCGCTCCCGACGAGGATCGCGACGGCGACTTCCGCCACGGCGGCTGGCTGGTGCCATACTTCGACGATACGCTCGTCGAGACCATGACCGAGTGGACGACGAGCGCCGGCGCGTTTCTCCTGGGCCGCAAGACGTACGAGATCTTCGCCGCCTCCTGGCCCAGGTCCACCGATCCTGCGGACGAGTCGGCCATGGCGCTCAACACGCGACCGAAGTACGTCGCATCGCGCACCCTGAAGGACGTCAGCTGGAACAACGCGAGCCTGCTCCAGGGCGACGTCGCGGATGCTGTCGCCGAGCTGAAATCCCGGGATGGCGGCGAGATCCAGGTCC
This window encodes:
- a CDS encoding dihydrofolate reductase family protein, translated to MRKLVVGTFLTLDGVMQAPGAPDEDRDGDFRHGGWLVPYFDDTLVETMTEWTTSAGAFLLGRKTYEIFAASWPRSTDPADESAMALNTRPKYVASRTLKDVSWNNASLLQGDVADAVAELKSRDGGEIQVHGSSELVQTLLEHDLVDELRLWMFPVALGTGKRLFGDGTIPRSFCLVDLRQNTTGAVLHVYERVGDLKYGAVEVGEETVVFD